Proteins from a genomic interval of Chroococcidiopsis thermalis PCC 7203:
- a CDS encoding serine/threonine-protein kinase has product MSYCLNPDCQNPQNLDGRKYCLVCGSKLLLKDQYQAIKPIGNGGFGRTFLAEDANRLNALCVIKQFFPLPHIQGNIEAMAKATLLFKQEARQLLELGEKHPQIPTLFGYFEQEQRLYLVQQHIDGQDLEKELEQQGSFNEEQIRALMQSLLPVLQFIHHCDVIHRDIKPTNILRQKVDNKFVLIDFGVAKQLAGTSISAASTKPGTEGYAPIEQLRGGRAFPASDIYSLGVTCIRLMTNAELDEIYNPLEGNWMWRPYLQQRGIDVSDRLSDILDRMLQEYVQRRYQSAEEVLKDLSEPIVAPATAAAPPPPPPPPPPPPPPPPPVEIKNWQCVHTLTGHSGQIRAVAISPDGQLVASGSADKTINIWELDSGSLVYSLRDHSNWVRGLTFSPDGKSLVSCSADKTVKIWNVNSGKLIQTLAGHANGVSAIATSRDGRVIFSGSDDGTVKLWDLYTGNLMYTLTGHSGYVLSVANSPDGKVLAGGCGEVIRLWDLYKEKWMGDLTGHSGWVRSIVFSKDGRTIVSGSEDGTIKMWHDSKLTHTLEGHTSRVSGVALSPLGKIIVSGSGDKTLKVWQSENGKFVKTIGSHDDAIWSIALSPDEQAIASGSADSTVKIWQCH; this is encoded by the coding sequence ATGAGTTACTGCTTGAATCCAGACTGCCAGAATCCCCAAAACTTAGATGGAAGAAAGTATTGTCTCGTCTGTGGCTCCAAGTTGCTACTCAAAGACCAATATCAAGCAATTAAACCAATCGGCAATGGTGGTTTTGGACGCACCTTTTTAGCAGAAGATGCCAATCGTCTCAATGCCCTTTGCGTGATCAAGCAGTTTTTTCCTCTGCCCCACATACAAGGCAATATTGAGGCAATGGCAAAGGCTACTTTATTGTTCAAGCAAGAAGCCAGACAGCTATTAGAACTAGGGGAGAAACATCCCCAAATTCCAACTTTATTCGGTTATTTTGAACAAGAACAACGCTTGTACTTGGTACAACAGCATATTGACGGGCAAGATTTAGAAAAAGAATTAGAACAGCAAGGATCGTTTAACGAAGAACAAATTCGGGCGCTGATGCAGAGTTTATTGCCCGTACTGCAATTCATTCACCATTGCGATGTGATTCATCGGGATATTAAACCGACAAATATTCTACGTCAAAAAGTTGATAACAAATTTGTCTTAATCGATTTTGGCGTAGCAAAACAACTTGCTGGGACGAGTATCTCTGCTGCTAGTACCAAACCAGGAACCGAAGGATATGCCCCCATCGAACAACTGCGCGGTGGAAGGGCATTCCCCGCCAGCGATATCTACAGCTTGGGTGTCACCTGCATTCGCCTGATGACAAATGCAGAACTAGACGAAATCTACAATCCTTTAGAAGGAAACTGGATGTGGCGACCCTATTTGCAGCAAAGGGGTATTGATGTTTCAGACCGATTAAGTGACATTCTCGATCGCATGTTGCAAGAGTACGTCCAGCGTCGCTATCAATCGGCGGAAGAGGTACTCAAAGACCTCAGCGAACCAATTGTCGCACCAGCAACCGCAGCAGCACCGCCACCGCCACCACCACCACCACCGCCACCGCCACCGCCACCGCCACCTGTAGAAATTAAAAATTGGCAGTGCGTGCATACTTTAACCGGACATTCAGGACAGATTAGAGCAGTTGCCATTAGCCCAGATGGACAGTTAGTCGCTAGTGGCAGTGCAGACAAAACCATTAATATCTGGGAGTTGGATAGCGGTAGTTTAGTTTACTCTCTTAGAGACCATAGCAACTGGGTACGGGGATTGACTTTTAGTCCTGACGGCAAATCTCTCGTTAGTTGCAGTGCCGATAAAACTGTCAAGATCTGGAACGTGAATAGTGGCAAACTGATTCAAACTCTAGCCGGACACGCGAATGGAGTCAGCGCGATCGCGACAAGTCGTGATGGTAGGGTAATTTTTAGCGGAAGTGACGATGGCACAGTGAAGTTGTGGGATTTATATACAGGTAATCTCATGTACACCTTGACAGGACACTCCGGTTATGTATTGTCAGTTGCCAATAGTCCAGATGGCAAAGTGTTAGCTGGAGGTTGCGGCGAAGTTATTCGTTTGTGGGACTTATACAAAGAAAAATGGATGGGCGATCTGACGGGACATTCTGGATGGGTGCGATCGATTGTTTTTAGTAAAGATGGACGCACCATCGTCTCTGGCAGCGAAGATGGCACGATTAAGATGTGGCATGATAGTAAGCTAACTCACACGCTTGAAGGTCATACCAGCCGTGTCAGCGGTGTTGCTTTAAGTCCGTTGGGGAAAATTATTGTCAGTGGTAGTGGCGATAAAACGCTCAAAGTTTGGCAATCTGAAAATGGTAAGTTTGTCAAAACTATCGGCAGCCATGATGATGCTATTTGGTCAATTGCTCTGAGTCCTGACGAACAGGCGATCGCTTCTGGTAGTGCTGACAGCACTGTAAAAATTTGGCAATGTCACTAA
- a CDS encoding TIGR02450 family Trp-rich protein yields MPKKQKFPYLVGSKWTSQQKMFGWRHFQVVNRKNQGKWVFAEMVAACDPEARFWINANLLKDRSQWLAGWQSLQEMAELAATVD; encoded by the coding sequence ATGCCCAAAAAGCAAAAATTCCCTTATCTCGTTGGTTCCAAATGGACTTCCCAGCAAAAAATGTTCGGCTGGAGGCACTTTCAAGTGGTCAATCGCAAAAATCAAGGCAAGTGGGTGTTTGCGGAAATGGTCGCCGCCTGCGATCCTGAAGCCAGGTTTTGGATCAATGCGAATTTGCTAAAGGATCGTTCCCAGTGGCTGGCTGGCTGGCAATCTCTACAAGAGATGGCAGAATTAGCTGCTACAGTTGATTGA
- a CDS encoding transposase, producing the protein MKYDPQKHHRRSIRLKGYDYTQPGAYFITICAWQKVCLFGEIIDKKMRSNRYGEVIQYNWFDLMRRYSDIQLDAFVTMPNHVHGIIWLLDPHGVGAGLESLCVGNTNIAGEPAPTVYGDDAKSKSAKYCGLPEIIQGFKTASATRINQLRRTTGVPVWQRNYYEHIIRDDIALQNIRKYIMDNPLSWQQDKLYQNSQRS; encoded by the coding sequence ATGAAATACGATCCGCAAAAACATCATCGCCGTTCAATTCGCCTCAAGGGATACGACTATACTCAACCAGGTGCATACTTTATCACTATTTGTGCGTGGCAAAAAGTATGTTTATTTGGTGAAATTATAGATAAAAAAATGCGTTCAAATCGATATGGCGAAGTTATTCAATATAATTGGTTCGATTTGATGAGGCGTTATTCTGACATCCAACTGGATGCTTTTGTTACCATGCCGAATCACGTACATGGAATTATTTGGTTGCTAGATCCGCATGGGGTGGGGGCGGGTTTGGAAAGCCTTTGTGTGGGGAATACAAATATTGCTGGTGAACCCGCCCCTACAGTATACGGTGATGATGCCAAATCGAAATCTGCTAAATACTGCGGCTTACCGGAAATTATTCAAGGATTCAAAACTGCTTCAGCTACGCGGATTAATCAGTTACGGCGTACAACTGGTGTTCCTGTATGGCAGCGAAATTACTACGAACATATTATTCGAGACGACATAGCATTACAAAATATCAGAAAATATATTATGGATAACCCGTTATCCTGGCAGCAAGACAAATTGTATCAAAATTCGCAACGATCGTAG
- a CDS encoding GUN4 domain-containing protein → MDKARRGQYQESIDDFNLAIRSNPNYSAAFKFRGIAYSKLRDKQKAFYDFKQAAGLYLRANDVESYHNTIQLLLNLKISESDRARKFSYRRLQELLLIGNWQEADKETLSIMLQIVGREKQAFLSGQDIKNFPSTHLHIIDQLWMVYSNGHFGFRVKKQIWQSIGGTSKSDSNVWRAFGDRVGWRVKYDSSFVKTWIAYSDFNFTLDAPAGHLPTALPGRRYSFLSVIASMILLFLFTLFVITILGFSSSYFISGFVGLFLVTFNTIYNGSQQYTKEWWQQLFSRAQICGI, encoded by the coding sequence ATGGATAAGGCAAGAAGAGGACAATATCAAGAATCAATTGATGATTTTAATCTGGCAATCAGGTCTAATCCCAATTACAGTGCGGCTTTCAAATTTCGGGGTATCGCATATTCAAAGCTTAGGGATAAACAAAAGGCTTTTTATGATTTCAAGCAAGCTGCTGGCTTATATTTAAGAGCGAACGATGTAGAGAGTTATCATAACACAATACAACTTCTTTTAAATTTAAAAATATCAGAATCCGATCGTGCTAGAAAATTTAGCTATCGAAGGCTACAAGAATTACTTTTAATAGGAAATTGGCAGGAAGCAGACAAAGAAACTCTATCTATAATGCTGCAAATAGTTGGCAGAGAAAAACAAGCTTTTCTTAGCGGGCAAGATATTAAAAATTTTCCATCTACTCATCTTCATATCATCGACCAACTCTGGATGGTATATAGTAACGGTCACTTTGGCTTTAGAGTCAAAAAGCAAATTTGGCAAAGTATTGGAGGTACAAGTAAATCTGACAGTAATGTCTGGCGTGCATTTGGCGATCGCGTTGGATGGCGAGTGAAGTATGATAGTAGTTTTGTTAAAACTTGGATTGCATACAGTGACTTTAATTTTACTCTAGATGCTCCAGCGGGACATCTTCCAACTGCGCTACCTGGTAGACGTTACTCTTTTCTCTCAGTTATAGCCTCGATGATTTTATTATTCTTATTTACTCTATTTGTCATTACTATTTTAGGTTTTTCAAGTTCGTATTTTATTAGTGGATTTGTGGGTCTGTTTCTGGTGACGTTCAATACGATTTATAATGGCAGCCAACAATATACAAAAGAGTGGTGGCAACAATTATTTTCTCGCGCTCAGATTTGCGGAATTTAA
- a CDS encoding J domain-containing protein codes for MLRNPWASTRGNFGASQAGLSGLSYGFPDRFSHNPRLQEKAQEELKKINEAYEVLKSSTFSASANTHSSSSASSTDERSDSQKTRQSNSY; via the coding sequence GTGTTACGAAATCCTTGGGCTTCAACCAGGGGTAACTTTGGAGCAAGTCAAGCAGGCTTATCGGGACTTAGCTATGGTTTTCCCGATCGCTTTTCCCACAATCCTCGCCTACAAGAAAAGGCGCAAGAGGAATTGAAGAAAATTAATGAAGCCTACGAAGTGCTGAAGTCTTCTACATTTAGTGCTTCAGCGAATACTCATTCCTCTAGTTCTGCTAGTTCTACAGATGAGCGGTCGGACTCGCAGAAAACTCGCCAATCTAATTCTTATTAG
- a CDS encoding DUF3318 domain-containing protein has product MTSYATSSAKAEMSELRRLKGILPPELQSWVTVEGTTEVNPPLIRSEEIGSDQVEIQIDLIKWDALAIDQRNLLFWHEVARIQNDTIPKDGWEMAALAIGLGGAVGELWVQDGLLLLLAVALCGVSGYRLYQKNNGEKQVKEAIEADEKAIALATRFGYTLPNAYKSLGSALKTLIEQAPGKRQKAKYEGRLQALKRSANKAKAKTKAASDDIM; this is encoded by the coding sequence ATGACATCCTATGCAACCTCCTCGGCTAAAGCCGAAATGAGCGAATTGCGGCGACTCAAGGGTATACTGCCCCCAGAACTGCAAAGTTGGGTAACTGTCGAAGGAACGACGGAAGTTAACCCACCCCTGATTCGGAGTGAAGAAATTGGCAGCGATCAGGTGGAAATTCAAATCGATCTGATTAAGTGGGATGCGCTGGCGATCGATCAGCGGAATCTGCTATTTTGGCACGAAGTGGCGCGAATTCAAAATGACACCATTCCCAAAGATGGTTGGGAAATGGCAGCGCTGGCAATTGGTTTGGGTGGCGCGGTAGGCGAACTTTGGGTACAGGATGGTTTGTTATTGTTGCTAGCAGTGGCGCTGTGCGGCGTGTCGGGATATCGGCTGTATCAAAAGAATAATGGCGAAAAGCAGGTCAAAGAGGCAATAGAGGCAGACGAAAAGGCGATCGCCTTGGCAACTCGTTTCGGTTATACTCTGCCCAATGCATACAAGAGTCTTGGTAGTGCTTTAAAAACTTTAATCGAGCAAGCACCAGGCAAGCGGCAAAAAGCGAAATATGAAGGTCGCTTGCAGGCACTCAAGCGTAGTGCTAACAAGGCAAAAGCCAAAACGAAAGCCGCATCAGATGACATTATGTAA
- a CDS encoding 7-carboxy-7-deazaguanine synthase QueE has product MTTARLIEIFSAIQGEGLNVGTRQIFIRFALCDLRCHFCDSAHTWSVPSTCRVERSPGLRDFETHPNPVPLNTLLTWIERQNSPGLHDSISLTGGEPLLHAPFLVEFLPLVRRATGLPIYLETGGHRPQQLQLILPYLDSVGMDIKLPSVSGEDRWNEHAEFLQACHQADIEVFIKAIVSSQTDLGDLAKAAKLVASVNPEIPVFLQPATPLTPSQQFGGIPIQAPTPAQVLHWQAMMKRELKQVRVIPQTHKMLNQL; this is encoded by the coding sequence ATGACAACCGCCCGTCTCATCGAAATCTTCTCCGCCATTCAAGGCGAAGGATTAAACGTCGGCACGCGCCAAATCTTCATCCGGTTCGCGCTATGCGATCTACGTTGCCATTTTTGCGATAGCGCCCATACCTGGAGCGTACCATCAACATGTCGCGTCGAGCGATCGCCTGGACTGCGAGACTTTGAAACCCACCCTAACCCCGTACCGCTCAATACTCTATTAACTTGGATAGAACGGCAAAACTCCCCAGGCTTACACGATAGCATCAGCCTTACAGGAGGCGAACCATTACTACACGCACCTTTTCTAGTAGAATTCTTACCCCTCGTACGTCGTGCCACTGGACTACCCATTTATCTCGAAACGGGAGGTCATCGTCCGCAACAACTGCAACTCATCCTACCTTACCTTGACTCGGTGGGCATGGATATTAAACTACCCAGCGTCAGTGGCGAAGATCGCTGGAACGAACACGCAGAATTTTTGCAAGCTTGTCACCAAGCAGACATAGAGGTATTTATTAAAGCGATCGTTTCCAGTCAAACCGATCTCGGAGACTTAGCCAAGGCAGCTAAACTAGTTGCATCCGTCAACCCAGAAATTCCTGTATTTCTACAACCCGCTACCCCACTTACACCATCCCAGCAGTTCGGAGGCATTCCCATCCAAGCACCCACTCCAGCACAAGTATTGCATTGGCAAGCCATGATGAAACGAGAACTCAAACAAGTCCGCGTTATTCCCCAAACTCATAAGATGCTGAACCAATTGTAA
- the yqeK gene encoding bis(5'-nucleosyl)-tetraphosphatase (symmetrical) YqeK, producing MLNLNHSSEYITVKRERVLSWLSEHVPQSRIDHILRVEQMAVELAEHHRQNVEKAAMSGLMHDLAKYFKPAKLLEMARVEGLEIDPVMELHPHLLHADVSAIVARDTFGVQDEEVLQAIANHTLGRPEMTELSCIVFLADSIEPGRGDTPELQALRQMSYQNLSQAVWRTCDYSLKFLIETHCLIHPRTIATRNWFLNWVKSKHHSPHMLK from the coding sequence GTGCTAAATCTCAACCATAGCTCGGAGTACATTACGGTCAAGCGCGAACGGGTTTTAAGCTGGCTGTCAGAACACGTACCGCAGTCCCGCATCGACCATATTCTTAGGGTAGAGCAGATGGCGGTGGAGTTGGCTGAGCATCACCGTCAAAATGTGGAGAAGGCGGCGATGTCGGGGCTAATGCACGACTTGGCAAAATATTTTAAGCCCGCTAAGCTGCTGGAAATGGCGCGTGTTGAGGGGTTAGAGATCGATCCCGTGATGGAATTACATCCTCATTTGTTACATGCCGATGTCAGCGCGATCGTTGCTAGAGATACTTTTGGGGTGCAAGATGAAGAAGTATTGCAGGCGATCGCCAATCATACTTTGGGCAGACCAGAAATGACGGAATTGAGCTGTATCGTGTTTTTAGCGGATAGCATTGAGCCAGGTAGAGGCGATACCCCTGAGTTACAAGCTTTACGACAGATGAGTTATCAAAATTTATCTCAAGCTGTTTGGCGTACCTGCGATTATTCTTTAAAATTTTTAATAGAGACTCATTGTTTAATTCATCCACGCACGATCGCGACTCGAAATTGGTTTCTTAACTGGGTAAAAAGCAAGCACCACTCTCCGCACATGCTTAAATGA
- the rsfS gene encoding ribosome silencing factor, translating into MSEYTQANSISQSAFLNSSKVSATHADESRELALAIAEAAADRKAGDIVLLHVADVSYLADYFAIVTGYSRVQVRAIADAIEDKVVKEWHRKLLRTEGKNEGTWVLQDYGDVLVHIMMPSEREFYNLEAFWGHAERIDFPTASGDGRTTK; encoded by the coding sequence ATGTCTGAATATACCCAAGCAAATTCAATCTCTCAGTCCGCTTTTCTGAACTCTAGTAAAGTCAGTGCTACTCATGCCGATGAGAGTCGGGAATTAGCCTTGGCAATTGCGGAGGCTGCTGCCGATCGCAAAGCAGGCGATATTGTCCTGTTGCATGTCGCTGATGTTTCTTACTTAGCCGATTACTTCGCAATTGTCACAGGATATTCTAGGGTACAGGTAAGGGCGATCGCAGATGCAATTGAGGATAAAGTTGTCAAAGAATGGCATAGAAAGCTACTGCGGACGGAAGGCAAGAATGAAGGGACTTGGGTGTTACAAGACTATGGCGATGTCTTGGTTCATATTATGATGCCCAGCGAACGAGAGTTTTATAATCTAGAAGCATTCTGGGGTCATGCCGAACGGATCGATTTTCCAACCGCCAGCGGCGATGGGAGAACAACAAAATGA
- a CDS encoding CGLD27 family protein: MMESPVSVCPVPDEQQPLNEYEQLKSSGFFRTATLELRQYVGKLLWVWGWSWIVAGPIAAASFPPIKHATQFLLCGTLGASLGVILAVARMYLGWSYVRDRLMNQTIFYEETGWYDGQNWTKPLEILTRDRLIVSYQVKPILQRLRRTFAWLGLFLLSGGLIWYFL, encoded by the coding sequence ATGATGGAATCACCTGTTTCTGTCTGTCCAGTTCCTGACGAACAACAACCGCTCAATGAATACGAACAGCTCAAATCATCCGGTTTTTTTCGGACTGCCACTTTAGAATTACGGCAGTATGTTGGCAAACTACTGTGGGTTTGGGGGTGGTCGTGGATAGTGGCGGGACCGATTGCCGCTGCTAGTTTTCCACCCATCAAACACGCAACCCAATTCTTGCTATGCGGCACGCTGGGCGCGAGTCTGGGGGTAATTTTAGCAGTTGCCCGGATGTACCTCGGTTGGTCTTACGTGCGCGATCGCCTGATGAATCAGACGATCTTTTATGAGGAAACAGGTTGGTACGACGGTCAAAACTGGACGAAACCACTAGAAATTCTGACCCGCGATCGGCTCATTGTCAGCTACCAAGTTAAACCAATCCTACAAAGACTCCGCCGCACTTTTGCTTGGCTGGGTCTATTTCTCCTGTCTGGGGGCTTAATCTGGTATTTTTTATAA
- a CDS encoding asparaginase, with translation MTRGKRTQAAELEVRLLREGIVESIHHVQAVVCDNRGRVLSVAGNAETATFVRSALKPFQALGVTTTGTLERYNLTDRDLAIICSSHKAAIAQVRQVFNILWRADIDPSALQCPTPAGKRSPLEYNCSGKHAGMLAVCQQRRWALNSYLQRNHPVQQLILTKVAEMLRMPAEEFICAHDDCGAPTYFMQLGQMAALYAQLASGSSLDLERIVRAMTYHPTLIAGEGEFDTEIMRLTQGELVSKAGAEGVQCIGRVGEGMGLAIKAIDGSKRAKHAVAIHLLKQMGWLSPSAAETLAESFMEFGKFKRLEVLGELSLL, from the coding sequence ATGACAAGGGGAAAAAGAACTCAAGCCGCAGAACTGGAAGTCCGGTTGCTGCGGGAAGGGATCGTCGAATCGATCCATCACGTCCAAGCAGTTGTCTGTGACAACCGAGGACGGGTGCTATCTGTGGCTGGCAATGCGGAAACAGCAACTTTCGTGCGTTCTGCTCTCAAGCCATTTCAAGCACTAGGCGTAACAACAACAGGCACTTTAGAACGCTACAATCTCACAGATCGAGATTTAGCGATTATTTGTAGTTCGCATAAAGCTGCGATCGCCCAAGTGCGACAAGTCTTTAATATTCTTTGGCGAGCAGATATCGATCCCTCGGCATTGCAATGTCCCACGCCTGCGGGTAAGCGCAGCCCCCTAGAATACAATTGTTCTGGCAAACATGCGGGAATGTTAGCCGTGTGTCAGCAACGCCGTTGGGCGCTCAATAGCTATCTCCAACGCAACCACCCCGTACAGCAGTTAATTCTGACTAAAGTAGCTGAAATGCTGCGGATGCCTGCTGAGGAATTTATCTGCGCTCACGATGATTGTGGTGCGCCTACCTATTTTATGCAGTTGGGACAAATGGCAGCTTTATACGCTCAGCTTGCTTCTGGTAGCAGCTTGGATCTGGAACGGATCGTGCGTGCTATGACCTATCATCCCACCTTGATTGCAGGGGAAGGAGAATTCGACACGGAAATAATGCGTCTGACGCAAGGGGAACTCGTTAGTAAGGCGGGTGCAGAAGGCGTGCAGTGTATTGGTAGAGTCGGCGAGGGAATGGGGTTGGCAATCAAGGCGATCGACGGTTCTAAACGCGCTAAACACGCTGTAGCGATTCACTTGCTCAAGCAAATGGGTTGGCTCAGTCCCTCAGCCGCAGAAACCCTAGCTGAAAGCTTTATGGAGTTTGGTAAATTCAAGCGCCTAGAGGTTTTAGGAGAATTGTCGCTGTTATAG
- a CDS encoding slr1306 family protein: protein MLQRPILIGGVGLAFALWFLQGWRESLAHLGEFSLMGAIAIILCLWLFGKYRPKQQVQELPVNRETVEKAIAQVQVVVDRLETENHPTPELREKIAQLEAQIDRQEINLAITGGKSVGKTTLLQVLETQPQQRKLCLSETAALFSEVETKTDIEALQRAIASDLILFVTAADLTDSEYQTLQQLLAAHQRLVLVFNKQDQYLPDDRAVILYSLQQKMQPMLAAEDVVAIASAPNPLKVRQHQTDGAVEEWLEQRLPEVSALTQRLEYILQQEAQQLVWATTKRQAEELKVEGKVILDGIRRDRALPVVEQYQWIAAAAAFANPVPALDLLATAAINAQLVMELGAVYQQKFSLEQAQNVAGTMGSLMLKLGLVELSTKAISTVLKTNAVTFVAGGAVQGVSAAYLTRLAGYSLIEYFQQQEEAIDSASGLNLDKLGQTLQNVFQQNQQVAFLQGFVKQGLGRLLPAPQPQLNQS from the coding sequence ATGTTGCAGCGTCCAATTTTAATCGGTGGTGTTGGTTTAGCCTTTGCGCTGTGGTTTTTGCAAGGGTGGCGAGAATCTTTAGCGCATCTGGGTGAGTTTAGCTTGATGGGTGCGATCGCCATCATCCTGTGTTTATGGTTATTTGGGAAATATCGCCCCAAACAGCAGGTGCAAGAATTACCCGTCAATCGCGAAACGGTAGAAAAAGCGATCGCGCAAGTACAAGTAGTAGTAGATCGACTGGAAACAGAAAATCACCCTACTCCAGAACTGCGGGAAAAAATTGCCCAGTTAGAAGCGCAGATCGATCGGCAAGAAATTAATTTAGCGATTACTGGTGGTAAATCTGTCGGGAAGACGACTTTGTTACAAGTTCTAGAAACACAGCCACAACAACGAAAGCTGTGTTTGAGCGAGACAGCAGCTTTATTTAGCGAAGTTGAAACTAAAACTGATATAGAAGCTTTGCAAAGAGCGATCGCATCCGATCTGATCTTATTTGTCACAGCGGCAGATTTAACCGATTCAGAATATCAAACTTTACAACAACTATTGGCAGCCCATCAGCGCCTAGTTTTGGTATTTAATAAACAAGACCAATATCTCCCAGACGATCGCGCTGTTATTTTATACTCGCTCCAGCAAAAGATGCAGCCGATGCTAGCAGCAGAAGATGTTGTCGCGATCGCATCTGCACCCAATCCGTTAAAAGTGCGCCAGCATCAAACTGATGGTGCGGTAGAGGAATGGTTGGAACAGCGTTTACCTGAAGTTTCTGCTTTAACACAACGTCTAGAATATATTCTCCAGCAAGAAGCGCAGCAGTTGGTATGGGCAACTACTAAACGCCAAGCTGAAGAATTGAAAGTAGAAGGCAAAGTCATTTTAGATGGAATCAGACGCGATCGCGCCCTCCCTGTTGTAGAACAATACCAATGGATCGCCGCCGCCGCCGCTTTTGCTAACCCAGTTCCAGCTTTAGATTTACTCGCAACAGCAGCAATTAACGCTCAGTTGGTGATGGAATTAGGCGCAGTCTACCAGCAAAAATTCTCGCTGGAGCAAGCCCAAAATGTAGCAGGAACGATGGGTAGTTTGATGTTGAAGTTGGGTTTGGTGGAACTTTCTACTAAAGCCATTAGCACTGTTTTAAAAACTAATGCTGTCACTTTTGTAGCGGGTGGAGCCGTGCAAGGAGTCAGCGCCGCTTATTTAACTCGCTTAGCTGGGTATAGTTTGATCGAATATTTCCAACAACAGGAAGAGGCGATCGATTCAGCGTCAGGGTTGAATTTAGATAAGTTGGGACAGACTTTACAAAATGTGTTTCAACAAAATCAGCAAGTTGCTTTCTTGCAAGGGTTTGTTAAACAGGGATTGGGAAGGTTGTTGCCAGCTCCTCAACCGCAGTTGAATCAATCTTGA
- a CDS encoding FG-GAP repeat protein — protein MPKLYFYVLGALALIAATIALAAPSLSKGSQWVEQAKWVSDNSAGEYEFAQAVAIDGDTAVVGLPYYGTPTDLNNAGRISAEVSRSGATGKVMGWTNEGAAYVYRCSGSRCSLSAKLLMPKNQADGYHEFGSEVAIDGDTILVAADAFRGEALNEVLQYLPLYIFTRSRDSWSLQQSHLALPYSLKATYSIKSVALSGDTAVVGIGGRTHVFHRHPSTGSWSYEAELTPDTPTYGFGEAVAIDGDTIIVSGGTPSKTITSNSTVAAFVFVRNSTTGSWSLQAQLVPFKNENTSTRRTVALSSNTAVVGLPGESSDRGAAFVYERNPATGKWSKQARLVPNDVLPFHQYGFGGSVGIDGNSIVVGVSLEHKASPNWFQPHRVEKAVYVFERNSRIGWWSQPVKLLPQDYKEVARTYGKRVDISGERVILSAGSIGTDSAYIFRRVN, from the coding sequence ATGCCGAAATTATATTTTTATGTTCTGGGAGCACTAGCTCTAATTGCTGCGACAATCGCGCTTGCTGCCCCATCTCTATCGAAGGGTTCTCAATGGGTGGAACAAGCCAAGTGGGTTTCTGATAACTCTGCTGGCGAATACGAATTTGCTCAGGCTGTAGCCATTGACGGCGATACTGCCGTTGTTGGGCTTCCTTACTATGGTACGCCCACTGACTTAAATAACGCTGGCAGGATCTCTGCTGAGGTTTCCCGTAGTGGTGCAACCGGAAAAGTCATGGGATGGACAAATGAAGGCGCTGCCTACGTCTATCGCTGTTCGGGGAGCAGATGCTCCTTGAGTGCCAAACTCTTGATGCCAAAAAACCAAGCAGACGGATATCATGAGTTTGGTTCTGAGGTTGCCATTGATGGAGACACTATTCTAGTTGCGGCAGACGCATTTAGAGGAGAAGCTCTAAATGAAGTTCTACAGTATTTGCCGCTATACATCTTTACTCGCTCTAGGGATAGTTGGTCTTTGCAACAATCTCATCTGGCACTGCCCTATTCCCTCAAAGCCACGTATTCCATTAAATCTGTAGCACTGAGCGGAGATACAGCGGTTGTAGGGATAGGAGGACGAACTCACGTTTTCCACCGCCATCCCAGCACTGGCAGTTGGTCTTATGAAGCTGAACTTACACCGGATACCCCAACCTATGGCTTTGGTGAAGCAGTGGCGATTGATGGCGATACGATTATAGTCAGCGGGGGTACTCCGAGCAAGACAATAACTAGCAACTCTACTGTTGCTGCATTTGTATTTGTACGGAATTCGACTACAGGCAGCTGGTCATTGCAAGCTCAATTAGTCCCATTCAAAAATGAGAATACTAGCACCAGAAGAACTGTTGCTCTCTCTAGCAATACAGCTGTGGTTGGCTTACCAGGAGAAAGTAGCGATAGGGGTGCAGCTTTCGTGTATGAGCGCAATCCTGCCACTGGAAAATGGTCAAAACAGGCTAGGTTAGTGCCAAATGACGTATTACCGTTTCATCAGTATGGCTTTGGTGGCAGTGTGGGCATTGATGGCAATTCAATTGTGGTTGGCGTATCTTTAGAACATAAAGCCAGTCCCAACTGGTTTCAGCCACATCGCGTTGAAAAAGCTGTCTATGTGTTTGAGCGTAACAGTCGCATAGGTTGGTGGTCGCAGCCAGTCAAGCTTTTACCCCAGGACTACAAGGAAGTGGCACGCACATATGGAAAAAGAGTTGATATTTCAGGTGAACGAGTTATACTTTCTGCTGGTAGCATTGGGACTGACTCTGCCTATATTTTTCGTCGAGTCAATTAA